The stretch of DNA AGATCAGCAACTTCAGCCTCAGACGCTACAACATAAAAAGAATCCTCTGCTTCTGAGTATGGGtcaagggtcaaaggtcaaaggtcaaattggcacacaggtttgtgcagattgagttcatttttaatcaattgTGTTACTGATTGTGCCAATTCTACACATTGTATTGCTGGAGTAAAAAAGGTTGAAGTGACTGTTAGAGTTGCTGTTTCCTGGTGTGCGGGTGTGCACTGGCTGTTCCTGCGGGGACAGCATTAAGGTTTTGGTGTCACTGGTTCCCTGGTTTTACCTTTAAGctcgacagcagcagcagacggtGGCAGAGGACAGACAAACCGATCCTCACGGGACTAAGAAAAGTAAAAGGCACTTTGAAAAGTCGAtaaatagaatatatatatatttatatatactcgttatactgtatactgtatgtataaacaGGCATTTTCATATAGGATGGAatgcataaatatatatatataatatagtaatatataCTAGTGAATAttaatatagtaatatatagtcataaatgtttgtatattattagAAGTGCAAAAAGCGGAGCTTCAAATAAAGCGTGTTAATGAGGGCAAACGTGTGGTTTCAGCTGCTGTGCACAAACTGAAGAGTTGCATAGGCAAGAAAACAAGTGGTTCCTGAGCACTGAGCACTCAGTCGTGACCGTGTCAAAGTTAGACAAACACTTAAATACAAAACCAAATGTAAAGTAAGGACAGTGTGTTCCTGGAGAGAGAAGACAAAACATGGTTTCCCCGCTCTCTTAATGTCAAATCAGCAACAGTCTGTTCAAAGTCATCCTACAGCTCAGTGTCCTGGTACTGGTGAGAGCTGGCAGTGTAATATCCAGGTGCTGCCTCCTTCCCTGTGTCCTCCTCAGCTGCGTAGAAGGGACGTCCCTCCTTAGAGGACGGAGACGTCTGATGTTCAGGgtgtgaactggaactggaactgGAGCGACACAGAAAACAGGAGTTCAACaccattttcttcttctatccCAGTATCCAGAGTTAACATGGAGTCCGGCTGTGATGATTAATCTGACTCATGCTCACATGGAAACAACGATATCATGGTTTAAGGTGTGGGTGTGGACCTCAGAAATATTCAGATGTTGAAATACAAACTTCAATTCATCATTTCAACTTCAGTTTGAGCAGAAGACTCGTTTAGTCACGTTATGGTTTAATTTACATGAACCATAACGTGACTAATGCTTTGATCCAAGTGGAAATATCTCGTCTTTTCCAAAATGAGATatatcacacagacacagacacagacagtcacagacacagactgacacagacagacacagacagacacacggctGTAGTGATCTCACCCGATGGGCTGCGGTCGACTGTGGTCCAGTTTGGCCGTCTTCAGAGGAACAGCGTACAGGTCTGGGTGCGTCTGAACAATCTCGAGCTGGAAACAGAATCACTGATTAAACTCTAGATTTCCATAAAGAGGAAATGTTCACTGTgattccatcatggtacggtttggtttggtttggtacagtatggcaCGGTTTGGTAAAGCCCTGGATCAGGGTTGTGCttcgactgagaacagaacCTTTACTTCACAGCCCTCAGCTCCAGattaataatgtgttatttattctgtctatgatgttttcatattttcactCCTGTGTGGCTTACGTTTGGTTTCATTACCATTTAaacataatgacaataacacaGTGCCACAGAGGCCCCTGGAAtgatcaaatctggcccttaaaaaaggtttggacacccctgctgCTCTTGGTAGGCGGTGCGATGGAAATGAAAGACCACATGGACCGTGAaaggaggacgtccagcagctctgtCTGTTCTCTGTCGAGCTTCGACTGAGAACAGACAGAAAACGTTTTTCAGTTttatcagctgactgtcgtgggtggagccggtctagctccaACCTCACCGTATCGTACCGTTTAACTCTGGTACCCTGAGGGGGAGGTGCCAGAGAATGGAACAGCTGGAGCTGGTTATTTCACAAGGATTCCTAAAAACATTGACTGTACCAAACGTGACTGTTGCActgagtggaaacacagcttgaGATATTCCCACCCTGGCGTTCTGCGCCTCCTGTATCTCCAGCAGCCTGTGCGCTCGGGCAAAGTGATCCATCTTTTCAAAGGCTTTGATCTTCCCTAAGAAGGACCTCATGGAGGGCTCGTCCACAGAGCCGTCCTCCACCGCCTCCTGCCGCCCGCACGGCCGACCCACGCCCTctggtggtggcggtggtggcAGAGCGGGGAGCTGCAGAGCTCCCAGGTGCTGCGGTCTGCTGAAGGACAGGTGGTGAAGAGGAGGCGGGGGCAGAGGAGCGTACGAGGCGGCCGAGTGAGACACGGGAGGCAGAGGGTCGTTGTTGCTGCTGGCAGGGCTGCTGCTGGAGGGGGAGTCGTAACTCCGGCTGGAGCTGGGAGGCGGCGAATGGTGCAGGCGCGGGTGATGATGTGGGTTAATGACGCCCGACACAAAGACTGGATCATCCCTCAGCGACAGTTTCACCTGTTTGACGAGGGAAAGCATTAACGACGTCTTCAGCCTGTGAACTGCACCACACGAGCTGCTACTGctgactcacagtaacacagtcaTTCAGACACCTCAGTCTGAGTCTCATTAAACCACATGTGACATGAACGTTcaggtcctgtgtgtgtgtgtgtgtgtgtgtgtgtgtgtgtgtgtgtgtgtgtgtccctcaccTTGTTGTCAGATAAAGAACCCACTGGAGGACTGGACCTCTTCAGAACTTCCCGACAACTGACTTTTCTCATGCGACTCCTGATGTCAGGACTGTATCTGCGCaagatctacacacacacacacacacacacacacacacacacactgcaggtcaGTGGGTATAACTGtaacagggtgtgtgtgtgctcttcaCTCTACCTGCACAGGTGTACCTGTGATCCTGGACAGTCAATGATGTCATGTAAGAAAACAATGTAATGGAATCATTTAAGGCTgtttataagtgtgtgtgtgtgcgtgtgtgtgtgtgtgtgtgtgtgtgtgtctgacctccTCAGCTGtcacaggctcagatgagcgaCTTATGGCCGACGTGTGCGTCGTCTCCAGATCGTGCTCGTTGTCCGTGTAGCAGCCTCCCTCGTCCGCAGTGTCgtccaggtcagaggtcagccggCTGTCTATGCTGAGGTAATCTGCAGACATGGCCGACAGGAAGGACAGACGCTCCACGTCCTGGCAGTCCAGGTCACTCTCTACTCCCTCCAGCTAGAAGAGACACATGATGGATCTTGGGTGTacaggaaggaaggatggaCAGACGGATAGCAcgagaacaagagagagagagagagagagagagagaagaaagacaaacagagCCAAACTGTAGAGCACTactgacaggaagtggaaccACACAGACAAATCACAGGTGGtagaagtctaagtctaagtctaagtctaagacGAGACTGACACTAATGACAGAATCAAACTATCACGTCCACTCACAGTCACGTCCACTCGCtcaaatatgaataaaacataaacgtgtgaaacctttattctgcacacaggaagtgatttgcttTAAGTCctggtctctgattggctgcaggAGCCACGACATGCAACACtccttctctggcataaacactgaccctgtcaggaccaggagtcctcatggagaccaaaacctggtcctaacgagGCAGAACGTCGAATCtgaggaactgtgtgtgtgtgtgtgtttttaccttgCCATCAGAAACCCACACAGCCTGCATCTGCTGCTCTCTGATGGAGTCTTTGACGCTGCCGTACCACGCGTCGTTGGCTGAGTTCAGATCAATGGCGTctgagtgaaacacacacacacacacacacacacagtaaatgtacagcacacacacacacacacacaatgcctctgtgtgtgtgtgtgtgtgtaccagtgAATAAGTGCGCGCAGGTCTTCCTCAGTTTGACCGCCTGCTCGTAGAGTTTGCGAGCGCTGCGGTTGGAGCTGGGGACGACCCTCTGTCTCATGGCCTTGATGCCGTGTTTGCTGTCGGGGTTGAAGAAGATGACGATGGGATACCACTGGGTGTAGTTCAGGGTGTCCACCGCCTTGGGGGTCACATCGAGCAAGGCATGCTTGTCCTGCGTGGAGCGAGGGACAAAGTGAGGGAGACTCAGTGTAACCAGGTGTTCCCAAAATGAATTTCCTGAACAAAAGTACTGACTGTTCATGAGCAGAAGCtctgttttattagttttaccTGCTCGATGATTTGCCGGATGGTGTTGAGTCGGACCACGCCCGAGGACTTCTCAGAGCCGGCGTCTTTAGGCTCAGTTTCTGACACAAGGACACAGAAACAGTGGTGAGACGGTAACACTGAGGAGAAAGACGTTCGGACACAAACTCACGGACACCGACAGAGACTCACTGGCAATGACAAACAGGTCCGGGATCTCAGAGGCCAGTCTCTCGTTAGCAGCATCAGCGATGGGACCAAACAGGACCACAGGACGCCGGAATCCAGCtgcaaccacacaaacacaaacacaaacacaaacacaaacacaaacacaaacacaaacatcaacatcaagcatcattttggtttgatgTCGTGTTGCATCACTGAAGAGTCTAGCATGTTAGaaggatgaggaagaagaggaagaaggatgCGTCCACAAGCGTCACCCACAGCGTTTTAGTAactcctcctcgtctcctcagcGACCTAAGAACTCGTCATACGAGGTCATACTTGCGTTGCTGTGATTGACAGTTTGACACGGTGACCGTCGTGAAAGAGATCAGAGGCGTGGCCTGAGAGGCCAAACATCTGTGTCACTCACCCTCTCGAAGCACCACGCGTTCATAGGCAGGGAAGCGCGTGGCCAGAGTGTGAGCACTCAGGTTCTCTCTGGTCCTCTTCAGGTCTTTCCTCTTCAGAGAACGCTGGCTCCGCAGCCGCCAGAAATCCGCTCGGTCGCCCACGACGGCTTTATGACAAGTCTGAACACTGGACATCTGCTCGGCTCTGACACAGACAACACACGCTTCATTATAAACGCATGAACGCGAGTGTTTTCACGTCATTGTTCTGATGAAATCCAGATCACCTGCTCTTGTTGGGGATGATTCCCTTCTCCAGCAGCTGCTTCTCTTTACCCACGCGGATTGCCAGCCAGTTGCCGAGCTTGCCGTCGTACAGCGTGTCCACCACCTTGAAGATGTCGCCCCGGCTGAAGGCCAAGCTCTGAGGCGTCTCCTTCTCATACTCAAAGTGTGTGCGGATGAAGAACGAGTCGCCGCGTCCCGACACCAAGATGTCGTTATAAACTAACgtaacagagggaaaacaagGAGGCGTTACTATGCAAACTCtttaaaacatctgtttttgATATGAATAGATTTACATCATATATAAggatataaatattatatatatactgtatatatcatgaaacacctttcaTGATGGAATACtgttgtcattttaaacttttactgctttattctctACACCTCTTTGACCAGAGGAGACACTCGTTGACCTCCCTGCTCTCGGAGTCCGTGGCCCCTTTGACCCTGTGACTGGACTGCAAAGGGGTCGTGGGCTGACCACAGGTGGGTACAGGTGTAAATCCACCCGAGGACGGATGGCAGATTATAAATGCAGcacacagaggggggaggagacgTCAGGGGAATAGCTGTGATCTGATAGCGATCACGGAGACGcgtgttaataccaggtgtaaatcgTCAGTCAGTCAGGAAACTCTGTCTGAATGACACATGTTTTTCTAAATCTGAATCCTTGtcttgataaaaataaaagaattgaACTGAACAGAAGAGTGACTGTGACTTACCGTCAAGTTTGCTCTGGGCGAGGATGGTGACCACTTCTCCTTTAGGAATCTCCAACAAGAAGAGCACGGCTTCCTCTCGCACCACACCTTGAAAATCAACGTTGTTCACCTTAAAGACAAAGGCAAGTACAATAAGTCAATAAGCTTTGTTTCTGGGAAACACtagaataataatagtattattattattattattattatttttattattattattaataataataataataataatcccatttgaaaaagaaaatctaactTTGTCTTAATAAGATATTAAGGCTTATTAACCCTTAAGACACTATATCacataataatgtgataaagaCATTCTGAGGTAAAGATTCTTAACGTCAGTTTAATCTAGAAAAGAAAGACTGATTTTAAGTCAACGTGTTCATTCCACTGACATCAGGACCTTGTACCTTTAAGATCTGGTCTCCGACACGCAGACCCTCCTCCTCGGCGGGACTGCCCTCCTGAACTCCGGCGATGAAGATTCCGACGTCGTTGCCTCCAGCCAACCTCAGCCCGACGCTGTCGCCCTTCTGGAAATTCACCATCACTGTGTTTGGTCTGTTTAAACAAACACGTGACATCATGTCCGGCGTCGGTTCGGCTTCAGTGACACGAGAGAACCACGGACACGTGCAGACCCGACTCACTTACCCGTACATCTTCTCATCCTCTGAACTCGGTCTGAGGAGAATCTTGGGTGTGGTtgttgcagcagctgctggtgagAACATCACGGTCGTCAGTGAAATGAGAGGCAGGTTAAAATGGAACAAAGTGTTAGAGGAACGTGGCCTGAAGACCTGGAGCGGCGTCTGTGTGCAGCGTGTCCACATCAGCTGAGGCATGAGGCTCTTCAGGGACTTTGAATGGAGAGGCCATGGCTGACATCTGAGCGGTCCTCGAGTGTTcttccctgtcacacacacacacacacacacacacacacacacacacacacacacacacacacacacacacacgcgggtCAATTAAGTGTACGTTCCAAACAAGTCAGACTTCACAAATTCCCGTTTATGTCGCACATGAACACAAGAGTTTCTACATTTATTCTCAGCCGTACGACATGAAgtataaatgtgacaaaagtagagctgaaacaatccacaactattttgataatcgattaattggtttgtttaagcttctaaaatgtgaatattttctttgatttctttgctctgataacaaagaaatcattcaaagtgaatcattttggtttgtggataaaacaagacatttgagaacatcatcatttccaggtttgacaaacaccgatcaacatttttgaaggttttctgagattttatggaccaaacgatttatcgattaatcaagaaaataatcgacagattaatggattatgaaaataatcgctagttgcagctctagactaatgccgtgtttccacaaGAGAAACATCCACGTTACATCACAGAGACGAGAGTTCTGACTCCTCTGTCCTACCTGGGGTTGTCTCTCTCATTAGAGGAGTGAGAGGACAGATCGGACTGGTGggacctcctctcctctgggGGAGAATAGGAATGGTACGACTCCATCTCTGATATGtctggcagacagacagacagacagacagacagacagacagttagaCACAAGTTTCTTTCGAGCTAAATCCCCTCATCGAGACTGGAACccccaaccaccaccaccaccatcaccatcatcaccaccaccagagAACGGTTGCCTCAggaaaccacagcagcagctaaaGCACGTTGGACAGACTGTTATTGGAGGTTTTTGTCAGAATTGTGAGGACAAAGGCGGAGCCTCAGCTCCAGAGTCCAGATAAAAGCAGCCATCACTCAAACAACAGAGTCTAAGCGCTTATTTCATTTGGGAATTCATAATCTGacagaatttgaatttgaaaaacacacagtgtggactcattcacattcacatgtgtCCACAGTGTGGACACAGTGTGTCCCTGCAGTGTCCTCATTCTTTGATTCGGCTGCTTttatctgaagagagaagagctCGTACGACACACTTCATGACTCAGACGTGAGAGGACAAGCAAGACGACCTGCTACGAAAGAGAGCGGATACTAAGACATGAAAACACGTCGCCATGACAACCCCTGTTAACAGCAACCAAGCAGGTCGTGTTTAACAGGCCCAGTGCAGTCACACATGGCTTTAAACTCATCATTTTGTACTCTTAACGTAGAAAAGCGAGGAGGTTAGTGGAGGTTTGATTAGTTTGATTAGCGCCACTCTGCATGCAGAGCTGTTAGGTACCAGAGGGGGCGCAGTTGGAAGAGTGAGGCAGGTGttaaagagaagaggaaacgacgtgaaagagagagagagaagagagtatTATATTATACCTCTAACCTGATGAAGAAGTGTCGAGAAACAACATCAATACCTCAGATTTACGTCCACGTCACTTCACAGATACCAGACACGGCTCCGACTGTCACGTTAGGTTCAATATTTGTTACATTAAAACTTCAGTGGGACAGTTTGTtacataaagaaacaaacactctACAATGTCTTCAATTAGGAATCACAGAAACTCCTTTAAACGCCAAAGATCGCTTCACAAATTATCATtctattgtttctgtttttaggtttatgaatcaaatatgtggataaCTGACAAAAAGGTAACGTTGTCATTTGATGAAAGGCTTATTTTTGTGAATGAAGAACGACCAGATTCATAATCTCTCATTTAACACAAATCGGTGCGAGGTTTTTCATATTGAACAAGTGTAAATATTCACAGTTCActgttttaaagtgtgtttgtaggaggTAAAGATGAGGAGTGACGATTAAGAACATTACTGACAGCGACAGTGAGTGAAGGAGGATGAAAATGAGACACTCTTGGGacaaaacattcatttgttATTAGACGTAGAAAAATCAAACATCTTACCCACGTAACGAGCCGCGCTCTGTCATGCAATATTCTGTattcacaaaaataaaccaTCACCTTTGTCTGATATTATTTAAATTCtacatcattttaaatctgGAGACTTCCTCCTGCCACGCTCGTGATTTCACTTTCATGAAGCACACAGTTCAAAGTgcattaaatatatttatttatttatttaatcaggGAAAATGAACCATGTATTAAAGAGTTAAAAGATTAAGAGCCGTGTGTAAAGACAAGTGCAAACAAAGGGTGAAAGCTTTACAGCTGAGGTTGTGTCACAGCCAGTTACAGTTACACATGCTGCGTGTCGCTGCTCCTTCATCTAAAAGTAGGACATATTATCTGGAAGAGAAAGCACAAGAAAACACGGCACCTGTCAGCGGTTACAGGCCTCAGCTTGTGCGGGTCAAAGACCAGCATTCTGACATCAGAGAGGAAATCTGCTCTCCCACATCAGCTCAGAGCCGCGATGCTGCGCTCGCACACCACCACACACGCCGTCCGTTCACATCAGCAGTCAAAGACACACCTGACATCGCCGGCAGCAGGTGTGTGAGGAGGTGTGGCCAGTGACTCACCATCATTATCAGAGTCAGAGTCTGCCAGAGGGGGGATG from Solea solea chromosome 8, fSolSol10.1, whole genome shotgun sequence encodes:
- the LOC131463654 gene encoding tight junction protein ZO-2-like isoform X1 — encoded protein: MKYKKFITIMQAALGVAPLNKRELIPPPRKLWKPAGERYSSEVYVLRHLHGLNTHYLHPQQPHTLCVRVTPCHHQSSGGEEMVWEQFTVTLQRDSKLGFGIAVSGGRDNPNVDNGETSIIVSDVLKGGPADGLLFENDRVIQVNSISMDSVPHSFAVQSLRKCGKVAKITVKRPRRVHMKQPPSPGADSREYTPSSHYYDADNDNSWYRDEGRDHASDSKGYLEPEYRGGQDHNQRGRSRGRSQERNSSLDRPRRDGSRERTLDVSADRQRYHSRERSPPGDSYRMEDKYERGGGKVGKYRSRDHLNDNPPSPEPSRELEPLEKPVNVLLVKNKPSEEYGLRLGSQIFIKQMTSTGLAAKDGNLQEGDIILKINGTVTENLSLQDAGKLIEKSRGKLQLVVQRDRRQILVRIPPLADSDSDNDDISEMESYHSYSPPEERRSHQSDLSSHSSNERDNPREEHSRTAQMSAMASPFKVPEEPHASADVDTLHTDAAPAAATTTPKILLRPSSEDEKMYGPNTVMVNFQKGDSVGLRLAGGNDVGIFIAGVQEGSPAEEEGLRVGDQILKVNNVDFQGVVREEAVLFLLEIPKGEVVTILAQSKLDVYNDILVSGRGDSFFIRTHFEYEKETPQSLAFSRGDIFKVVDTLYDGKLGNWLAIRVGKEKQLLEKGIIPNKSRAEQMSSVQTCHKAVVGDRADFWRLRSQRSLKRKDLKRTRENLSAHTLATRFPAYERVVLREAGFRRPVVLFGPIADAANERLASEIPDLFVIAKTEPKDAGSEKSSGVVRLNTIRQIIEQDKHALLDVTPKAVDTLNYTQWYPIVIFFNPDSKHGIKAMRQRVVPSSNRSARKLYEQAVKLRKTCAHLFTDAIDLNSANDAWYGSVKDSIREQQMQAVWVSDGKLEGVESDLDCQDVERLSFLSAMSADYLSIDSRLTSDLDDTADEGGCYTDNEHDLETTHTSAISRSSEPVTAEEILRRYSPDIRSRMRKVSCREVLKRSSPPVGSLSDNKVKLSLRDDPVFVSGVINPHHHPRLHHSPPPSSSRSYDSPSSSSPASSNNDPLPPVSHSAASYAPLPPPPLHHLSFSRPQHLGALQLPALPPPPPPEGVGRPCGRQEAVEDGSVDEPSMRSFLGKIKAFEKMDHFARAHRLLEIQEAQNARLEIVQTHPDLYAVPLKTAKLDHSRPQPIGSSSSSHPEHQTSPSSKEGRPFYAAEEDTGKEAAPGYYTASSHQYQDTEL
- the LOC131463654 gene encoding tight junction protein ZO-2-like isoform X2, with product MKRKHPEPLINLLSSYGTDNMLTLVFPCRERYSSEVYVLRHLHGLNTHYLHPQQPHTLCVRVTPCHHQSSGGEEMVWEQFTVTLQRDSKLGFGIAVSGGRDNPNVDNGETSIIVSDVLKGGPADGLLFENDRVIQVNSISMDSVPHSFAVQSLRKCGKVAKITVKRPRRVHMKQPPSPGADSREYTPSSHYYDADNDNSWYRDEGRDHASDSKGYLEPEYRGGQDHNQRGRSRGRSQERNSSLDRPRRDGSRERTLDVSADRQRYHSRERSPPGDSYRMEDKYERGGGKVGKYRSRDHLNDNPPSPEPSRELEPLEKPVNVLLVKNKPSEEYGLRLGSQIFIKQMTSTGLAAKDGNLQEGDIILKINGTVTENLSLQDAGKLIEKSRGKLQLVVQRDRRQILVRIPPLADSDSDNDDISEMESYHSYSPPEERRSHQSDLSSHSSNERDNPREEHSRTAQMSAMASPFKVPEEPHASADVDTLHTDAAPAAATTTPKILLRPSSEDEKMYGPNTVMVNFQKGDSVGLRLAGGNDVGIFIAGVQEGSPAEEEGLRVGDQILKVNNVDFQGVVREEAVLFLLEIPKGEVVTILAQSKLDVYNDILVSGRGDSFFIRTHFEYEKETPQSLAFSRGDIFKVVDTLYDGKLGNWLAIRVGKEKQLLEKGIIPNKSRAEQMSSVQTCHKAVVGDRADFWRLRSQRSLKRKDLKRTRENLSAHTLATRFPAYERVVLREAGFRRPVVLFGPIADAANERLASEIPDLFVIAKTEPKDAGSEKSSGVVRLNTIRQIIEQDKHALLDVTPKAVDTLNYTQWYPIVIFFNPDSKHGIKAMRQRVVPSSNRSARKLYEQAVKLRKTCAHLFTDAIDLNSANDAWYGSVKDSIREQQMQAVWVSDGKLEGVESDLDCQDVERLSFLSAMSADYLSIDSRLTSDLDDTADEGGCYTDNEHDLETTHTSAISRSSEPVTAEEILRRYSPDIRSRMRKVSCREVLKRSSPPVGSLSDNKVKLSLRDDPVFVSGVINPHHHPRLHHSPPPSSSRSYDSPSSSSPASSNNDPLPPVSHSAASYAPLPPPPLHHLSFSRPQHLGALQLPALPPPPPPEGVGRPCGRQEAVEDGSVDEPSMRSFLGKIKAFEKMDHFARAHRLLEIQEAQNARLEIVQTHPDLYAVPLKTAKLDHSRPQPIGSSSSSHPEHQTSPSSKEGRPFYAAEEDTGKEAAPGYYTASSHQYQDTEL
- the LOC131463654 gene encoding tight junction protein ZO-2-like isoform X3, with the protein product MRLGVCSFLSDMLDTSSNVCFCWTEGKSSGGEEMVWEQFTVTLQRDSKLGFGIAVSGGRDNPNVDNGETSIIVSDVLKGGPADGLLFENDRVIQVNSISMDSVPHSFAVQSLRKCGKVAKITVKRPRRVHMKQPPSPGADSREYTPSSHYYDADNDNSWYRDEGRDHASDSKGYLEPEYRGGQDHNQRGRSRGRSQERNSSLDRPRRDGSRERTLDVSADRQRYHSRERSPPGDSYRMEDKYERGGGKVGKYRSRDHLNDNPPSPEPSRELEPLEKPVNVLLVKNKPSEEYGLRLGSQIFIKQMTSTGLAAKDGNLQEGDIILKINGTVTENLSLQDAGKLIEKSRGKLQLVVQRDRRQILVRIPPLADSDSDNDDISEMESYHSYSPPEERRSHQSDLSSHSSNERDNPREEHSRTAQMSAMASPFKVPEEPHASADVDTLHTDAAPAAATTTPKILLRPSSEDEKMYGPNTVMVNFQKGDSVGLRLAGGNDVGIFIAGVQEGSPAEEEGLRVGDQILKVNNVDFQGVVREEAVLFLLEIPKGEVVTILAQSKLDVYNDILVSGRGDSFFIRTHFEYEKETPQSLAFSRGDIFKVVDTLYDGKLGNWLAIRVGKEKQLLEKGIIPNKSRAEQMSSVQTCHKAVVGDRADFWRLRSQRSLKRKDLKRTRENLSAHTLATRFPAYERVVLREAGFRRPVVLFGPIADAANERLASEIPDLFVIAKTEPKDAGSEKSSGVVRLNTIRQIIEQDKHALLDVTPKAVDTLNYTQWYPIVIFFNPDSKHGIKAMRQRVVPSSNRSARKLYEQAVKLRKTCAHLFTDAIDLNSANDAWYGSVKDSIREQQMQAVWVSDGKLEGVESDLDCQDVERLSFLSAMSADYLSIDSRLTSDLDDTADEGGCYTDNEHDLETTHTSAISRSSEPVTAEEILRRYSPDIRSRMRKVSCREVLKRSSPPVGSLSDNKVKLSLRDDPVFVSGVINPHHHPRLHHSPPPSSSRSYDSPSSSSPASSNNDPLPPVSHSAASYAPLPPPPLHHLSFSRPQHLGALQLPALPPPPPPEGVGRPCGRQEAVEDGSVDEPSMRSFLGKIKAFEKMDHFARAHRLLEIQEAQNARLEIVQTHPDLYAVPLKTAKLDHSRPQPIGSSSSSHPEHQTSPSSKEGRPFYAAEEDTGKEAAPGYYTASSHQYQDTEL
- the LOC131463654 gene encoding tight junction protein ZO-2-like isoform X4, whose amino-acid sequence is MPVKGGGGRMVSYPSRSENVGSSGGEEMVWEQFTVTLQRDSKLGFGIAVSGGRDNPNVDNGETSIIVSDVLKGGPADGLLFENDRVIQVNSISMDSVPHSFAVQSLRKCGKVAKITVKRPRRVHMKQPPSPGADSREYTPSSHYYDADNDNSWYRDEGRDHASDSKGYLEPEYRGGQDHNQRGRSRGRSQERNSSLDRPRRDGSRERTLDVSADRQRYHSRERSPPGDSYRMEDKYERGGGKVGKYRSRDHLNDNPPSPEPSRELEPLEKPVNVLLVKNKPSEEYGLRLGSQIFIKQMTSTGLAAKDGNLQEGDIILKINGTVTENLSLQDAGKLIEKSRGKLQLVVQRDRRQILVRIPPLADSDSDNDDISEMESYHSYSPPEERRSHQSDLSSHSSNERDNPREEHSRTAQMSAMASPFKVPEEPHASADVDTLHTDAAPAAATTTPKILLRPSSEDEKMYGPNTVMVNFQKGDSVGLRLAGGNDVGIFIAGVQEGSPAEEEGLRVGDQILKVNNVDFQGVVREEAVLFLLEIPKGEVVTILAQSKLDVYNDILVSGRGDSFFIRTHFEYEKETPQSLAFSRGDIFKVVDTLYDGKLGNWLAIRVGKEKQLLEKGIIPNKSRAEQMSSVQTCHKAVVGDRADFWRLRSQRSLKRKDLKRTRENLSAHTLATRFPAYERVVLREAGFRRPVVLFGPIADAANERLASEIPDLFVIAKTEPKDAGSEKSSGVVRLNTIRQIIEQDKHALLDVTPKAVDTLNYTQWYPIVIFFNPDSKHGIKAMRQRVVPSSNRSARKLYEQAVKLRKTCAHLFTDAIDLNSANDAWYGSVKDSIREQQMQAVWVSDGKLEGVESDLDCQDVERLSFLSAMSADYLSIDSRLTSDLDDTADEGGCYTDNEHDLETTHTSAISRSSEPVTAEEILRRYSPDIRSRMRKVSCREVLKRSSPPVGSLSDNKVKLSLRDDPVFVSGVINPHHHPRLHHSPPPSSSRSYDSPSSSSPASSNNDPLPPVSHSAASYAPLPPPPLHHLSFSRPQHLGALQLPALPPPPPPEGVGRPCGRQEAVEDGSVDEPSMRSFLGKIKAFEKMDHFARAHRLLEIQEAQNARLEIVQTHPDLYAVPLKTAKLDHSRPQPIGSSSSSHPEHQTSPSSKEGRPFYAAEEDTGKEAAPGYYTASSHQYQDTEL